A window from Cryptomeria japonica chromosome 1, Sugi_1.0, whole genome shotgun sequence encodes these proteins:
- the LOC131066043 gene encoding uncharacterized protein LOC131066043: MPIEFEDKTLRTTLKLNMTLYEAQKDRIQELNALDELRKMVVQQTKLIQNQRVKWHDKYIKENKFQAADWALLYDSRYKDTVGKFQTRWLGPYEIEEVLKNGAIHLTTINPVRFKLLVNGHRLHLYHKPTTKQQFLQQFTSKDEISVLAATRQVPTTIEGSIWGAVPIASVGTFLKFHNSSSIIS; this comes from the coding sequence atgcctattgagtttgaagaCAAAACTCTAAGAACAACTCTAAAATTGAATATGACACTTTATGAAGCACAAAAAGACCGTATTCAggaattgaatgctttggatgagttgagaaaaatggttgtTCAACAAACAAAACTTATTCAAAATCAGAGAGTtaagtggcatgataagtacataaaggagaataAATTTCAAGCAGCTGACTGGGCACTGTTGTATGATTCTCGATATAAGGATACTGTGGGAAAGTTCCAaacaagatggttaggcccatatgagatagaagaagttttaaaAAATGGAGCAATTCACTTGACCACTATTAATCCAGTTCGATTCAAACTTCTAGTAAATGGTCACCGACTACACCTCTATCATAAGCCTACAACCAAACAACAGTTCCTGCAGCAATTCACTAGTAAAGATGAAATATCAGTTCTTGCAGCAACTAGACAAGTTCCTACTACCATTGAAGGAAGCATTTGGGGTGCAGTTCCCATAGCTTCTGTAGGGACGTTCCTAAAATTCCataattcttcaagcatcatttcataa